In Papaver somniferum cultivar HN1 chromosome 9, ASM357369v1, whole genome shotgun sequence, the genomic stretch AGATCTTCTAGCGTATCTCAACAAACTTGGATTCATGTTCCAACTGTTATCAGACAATCTCTTCGAGCCGAACAATATAATGTAATCGCAAGAGAATCTGTTGTACTAGTTTTAAAATTGCACTGATGGAAATGTCTGTAACACAAACATTGTGATGTAAGTTTGAATGAAATCTGttgtttacaaaataaaaatcaactttACCGGTTGTAATGAGTTAAATTTGGAAGCTTTGAAAAGGATTAATAGTAAAGCTTAAGATCATTTCATTTACAGTAGAACTTCGTTAAATTAATacgcgataaattaataatttcgttaaaataatatttttggtcagtcccgacttgggccagtgtgctaaattaataacctcgctaaatttataagataataaaaaatttaagatTCCAATAGGGCCcaactaatatataaattaataatcaatGTAGTAGCACTACATTATGGTGCTTTATTAAAATAAGAATCCAAAGTTGTTTGTTTCTTGTTCATATTTATATAATATTGGACTTCATATCTACTTTCTTTGTAGTCCGATGAGAAGTTCGGCGGTGATTTAGTTGTATTGTTCTAATTTTAACACCAAAATTTTTATATTTACACACATTATATGCAATTTATTACTCCCTTCGTTACTTTTTAATATGCCAGTttccttttttgagaaaattaaggaaattaagagaactaattattgaaagtggtcctctagacacttgtcaataaaagaagtgaagtgaaatggtccccatgacacttgtcagccaaagaaataagtgaaattgtccacataacacttgtcatcaaaagaagttaaaagaaaaatggtcccagaaaattaaagtaacatttgactttcccaactagtaaactggcctatttttttgaaatatttatttatagaaactggcctattaaaaagtaatggAGGGAGCATATGATATTATGTCATAAAATAATTTGATTTGAAAATAAAATCTCAAAATACTTTTTATGATAAGAAAATTGTTCTACACACTTAATTTTACAATCTTGTTATGATAAAATGTTCTACAAACTTATTATTGAAATCTAAATTTGGTATATATGTTTCTATATattaataacttattaatttatcgataaattaatacttcgctAAATTGATAGAATTTGGCGGTCCCAAcactattaatttatcgaagttttactgtaCGTGGCACGGGTCATTCCTTGTACACGACATAAAAGAACACACTCATCCTCCAATATTAGCTTATATTCATGCAAATAACGTAAGAAATAAAGGTCGACCTGAAAATCATGAGTACAAATGAGGGGCACAAAATGGCTTCTGTATAAAATCCAGGAAGCAACGACGTGAGCGTACTTTTCTGCGGGTACCATTTCGCATCATACTCCCTTATTGCAatcggaaaatgagtcatttgtccaaatatttttaaaacatggttcaaatggacaagtaaaattattatgggtgaaatggacaccaagaaaatagcaaggatgaaactgaattcatcctgacttaaacttaaaaaatagtaaggatgaaactggattcatcctgacttaaacttaaaaaatagcaaggatgaaactggattcatcctgatgtaaattaaaaataagaaaaagtatttgaaaatgggtaggatgaaactgtttacatcctatcCTGGCtacttttacatttttgtccatttaaacagtatcaaaatctaaaggtccttttcacccaagaattgttgattttggtctttttaaccaattttgtgtattgcAATTAGCAACAACCACTCAACCCGCACATATGTCAACTTCCGAGTACAAAATCGAACCAAATGAGTGTACCGTTCCATGAATGAGCCGCGATTATCCAAGAATTGAATTCCCTTCAACAACTAGGAATTATCATATGCTGGCATTTCAGTAGTGAATCCCATATGCTGGCAAAATGAAAATATCACGACTCATGGATCACATTATCAAAAGAAATTACCTATGCCAAACAGTGAAACTGCTCTACTAGAAAACAGGATATTACTGAGACCAGAATCGACTATCATAGCCTTGTTGTTCCCTAGGCTGAACTCGATTTGAATATTTCGCCAACATTATATAATTGATATACGTTACTACAACGGAGAAAAAAATTGCAAATACATCACACCAAATCTATTTTACACGAGATGAAACAAAATTACCATCAACCAAACAAGCAGGAAAGATAAATAAAGCCCAAGGCAAGATGGATAATCCTGCAATCAGATATTACTATGCAGTGACAACGCTTACAAGCTTATAAATCCTAGAAAACACATGCAGATGACACCTAAAGTACAGAAACCCTAACGATTTTATAGGTATTTATAAGTTAGCCTTCGCTATTTATCATGACACTAACATGGAACGGTATCTTTTTCCAAAATTCTCTTCAGCTTGATAGAGCTTTGAATCAGTCTTCCACTGTACAACTACAACTATACGATTGATGAAGTTCATTTAAGAGTCATAATACTTCCCAAGAATTTGGGTCACTGACGGTACATACAAATTTCCCAGCCCACAATTATCTCCTCTCAAATAATTGACTCCTCAAGGCTCCGACAAGTTTATCAAGGACTTCGTCGTTTTCGGCTAGATACTTCTCAGCTTCCTGTTTATCTTTGAGCAGTTTTCCTTCTATATAATAACCATCAATCATTTTCGAGATGACCCCATGTGTACAAGCCATCTCTAAGACCTCTGCTTCACTAGTAATGCCCTTCCCAAATGATATTTCAAGCTCAGCCTTCTTCATCGCTGGTGCCAGTTTGTTTTTCACAACTTGAACACAGATAGAAACCCCAGTAATCtggaagaaggaagaaaaaaaaatgacaatcATCGGTCCCAAAAAAGGTTGTCTAATAAACTAACAGTACAATCAATTAAGTATTTAGTTGTTAGTTTGGCAGAGATAAGATTGGAGTAAATCAAATGAAAGAAACAGTATACAAGGTCCAACATGTATGTGGACATTTAGGTATACTTCTACGAACACCAGTATTTTTTATGCTGTTTTTTCTCATTCACAAAGCAATGGTTCAATAGTAAGTTGCCCCCCTTTTTTGTCCTCTCTTCCATTCTAGTTGAACAAAGATTTTATCTCTAGACAAATTGGAGATAGGCTATATTTACGCATAGTTAAAACGTAATACTGTAACAGACGATTTACCTCATCTTCATTCCTCAGTAGTCCTGCTTTCATAGTTTTCATTCGGACTGCTGGATAAAATTTCATAGCACTTCCACCACAAGTCACCTGAGTTGCATGTCCAAAACAATCGGAAGGCTTATACCTGACCTGGGGAGGATAAAGCCACAGTATTTGTTATAGATCAGAGAATAGAATAAGAAAACAATGCCAAAATATTTAAATTGTTCAGCCAATTAAATAAAAGTCTTTATACCTGGTTGATGAAAATAAGAACAGTCTGTGACCGGCCCAATGAAGAATGAATTTTGCGTAGTGCTTGAGTCATCAATCGTGATTGACTTTTAGGAAGAGGGCCGTCTACAACAGAATCAAGTTCAGATTGGGGAACAAGAGCTGCTACCTGCAATGGACAGCTATATTAACATGCAGAGTAGATACAGCAATAGCAGCAAACACAAATACTAACATGAAGAACAATGTCAACCACGAATAGATGTCAAGCATAATAAGTTGAGGTAACAGATTACTACTCTCGCAGAAGTGACTTTACATTGTGTAACACACAAGAATAGTTACTGTGTTTGTGGTAATCCAAGACAGCATGTagtatttatttattaaaaataaaataaaaattaaaaagaagaagaagacggcaCCTAGTGTagtatttatttattaaaaaaaaaaaaaaaaacgaagcaGAAGAAGACAGCATCTAGTACTAATCAGAATATACAGTACTATCTTTAAGTATTCTGCTTCAATCTTGCTTAACTCTATTCAGATGATGCCATTACCGACGCACTTCTGCTTCTCCCTGACCACTGAGCATCTAAGAACGGGTCATATAACCTATGTCTAACCTGAACTTAAAATTCTTAGTGTTGGTTATTCAATATAAGTAACAGATTAATAACTACACAGAAGCATTTCAAACAAACAACACCAAGGAAAAACGTCTAGAAATAATTACTTACACTATCAACTACAATAACATCAATGGATCCACTTTTAATTAGTGTATCAACTACACTTAATGAACTTTCCGCAGATTCCAAGTGTGAAACCAGAAGATCCTCTGTATTTACACCTATTGACTCTGCAAGCGATGGATCCAATGCATTCTCTACATCAACATATGCACAATATCCTGCAGAGCGACAAATAAGGGTCATTTCTGATAGAACAGTTTAGACATGGAAGCAAGACTTTTGCAAAGCTTCTGTGTTTACACCTATTTCTGACCGTGGAAAACCATGGAATAAGTAGTTGAGTCAAATATTGGTATGGAAACAACCACTAAAGAAGTAACCATGTAAATAAATATCATGTGGATGCAACAATTGATTCACAGGTACAATAACTAATAGCACCGAGAACTCAAATGTGTTAATTGTTCGGCATATAGAAActagaaagaaattttttttaagaACGTCAAGTATTTACTGGTCACTCGGGGCACTTCAATAAACTCCTTTCTTTTATAGACAGAATATTAGTGTTTTTCGTTATTAGTGGTGTATGTAAGCAACATGCATAGCAAAAAGAAGTACCTAAGACAACTTGCAACTTAACTTGTTAAAATGTGAAGACTAACTACTCTACTCTGACCTCTTTTCTATTTCCAATAGAGAAGAATAGTATAGGAGCTTACCTATCAGTAATATGAGACAATGTTTTAATAGTTGAATGACACGCGAGAAAAGGGCTAAAAAGGAATCCAAACTATTCTCCTAATAAGAAAACTAGCTGAGTGTCACTGCTGGGACTTCAAATCGTAACACTTTTTAGACAACGTGTATAATTGAATCACAGTAAGTAAAATCTCGAGAACACACATCAGAAAGTCCAtaatctagcaaaaaaaaaaagaaaaagatgaggTTTCAGATCCCTCGAACTCCAAAGAGTGGCTAGAACACATACTTCTCACTTAGAGACGTCAAAGACCCCAGAGAAGTGAAATTGGAACAATGTCATAGCTTACACAAACTAATGCTCTTCAAATATGGATATTGCTTTCTAAGGCATGGCTTGTGATATGAATACTGTAGCCTAGGTTCCCGTACATATAATTTCTTGTATTATAACGAAATTCCATTTCACACTGCATACAAAAAAAACACTCtataaatttgcaatatatggGAGCCCCCAAATCTGCGTAAGTGCGTAACAGCCTTCTCGGCGGGACCATCCTAATTTTACGTCAAAAAAATGTGCCATAGTCACAGCAGAAGTACTAAAAGAATAGCTTGTGCATCTGCTCTCCCAAATATGCAGTAGTGATCAATATAAGAGCATGATTAGAATCATCCGCTATCCAAATTTGCTTCTCTTAGGAGTCGTATCAGTTAAAAAATTCCTCATAGATGACAAGTAGCATCTTCGTGATACTCTATGTGAAGATACATATCTAACAAGTTTATGGTTTGAACTTTGAAGGTAGCAGTAGGGCCAGAAAAGAAGTACAATAAGAAGTGAGCCCTATCCAAATATGCTCACTAAGGGAATCATTGCATTTTCGACTAACATGGCATGATTCTATTATTCTATACTGAAGTGTATATTGCAAACTGCAAAACATACATATCAAGCATAATGATACAACATATACAGACAGTAAATACTCGATGATAGCTTATACAGGATGTGCAAGTATATACCGGACACATACCTCCAAGCTTTTGAGCTTCCTTGATAACATGAAGGGCAAGTGTTGTTTTCCCTGATGCTTCTTGACCAAAAATTTCAATGATTCTTCCCTGTTGCAATATCAAGTAGATATAAGAAATTGAAGATCTATCATGTATAACTCATAAAATAGCACTGGCAGATCATGTTAGTAATTGGGTCATGATGCGAAGTTAAAATACAAGCATCTAGTAGCGTCCAAAGCATTTGAACTGACACATGGATAATAACGGAAAATTTCCGACCATAAAAGTTAGTAGTTTGGCAGACTCTTTAGTCTTCGAGGTTATAAGGAAAACCAAACCAATCATCACAACTAGTTCTTCTTTCCTTGTTACCATAGTAGTACGAAAGCTATATGTTCTGTCCTTCAGAGACTATCTCTTTCTGTaccaataaaagaaaaattatccTTTGAACTTTCAATCCCGCATTCGTAGTTTCAACTCATCTGCCTCCCATCATTTTCTCACCATAGCAAACTAATTCTCAAGTTCAATGTGTACAGCTTAATATTTGCTTAAATATTCTAATTTCACATGTGTATAAGACTACAAGTTCTATAAGTGGGTCCTCTATGTTTGTACAGTAGCAGCCAAGTTGGAGTTCTAAGCTTAAAGTGGCCTCTGATAATCCCTGTATAATTAATTTTGAAACCTCACAAACACAGATAGTTAAAAAAAATATACAGCAAAAGATTATGCAGAATGGATAGCCAATCACCTTAGGTAATCCTCCAATTCCAAGAGCCAGATCCAGCTTTAAGGAGCCAGTAGGTATAACTTGTGCATGGCGTGAACCAAAAAATCGTCTCAATGACAACATAGAA encodes the following:
- the LOC113308059 gene encoding DNA repair protein recA homolog 2, mitochondrial-like isoform X2 is translated as MRLRPLKLTSSASSVFHQSSRFNGITTTSSSPITFSSLLQRQQRNRVDLLGICSRLLSSAVEMMSEFEYERPADDGEVLEKDAALHLAVTQLSSEFGTGSMLSLRRFFGSRHAQVIPTGSLKLDLALGIGGLPKGRIIEIFGQEASGKTTLALHVIKEAQKLGGYCAYVDVENALDPSLAESIGVNTEDLLVSHLESAESSLSVVDTLIKSGSIDVIVVDSVAALVPQSELDSVVDGPLPKSQSRLMTQALRKIHSSLGRSQTVLIFINQVRYKPSDCFGHATQVTCGGSAMKFYPAVRMKTMKAGLLRNEDEITGVSICVQVVKNKLAPAMKKAELEISFGKGITSEAEVLEMACTHGVISKMIDGYYIEGKLLKDKQEAEKYLAENDEVLDKLVGALRSQLFERR
- the LOC113308059 gene encoding DNA repair protein recA homolog 2, mitochondrial-like isoform X1 — encoded protein: MRLRPLKLTSSASSVFHQSSRFNGITTTSSSPITFSSLLQRQQRNRVDLLGICSRLLSSAAVEMMSEFEYERPADDGEVLEKDAALHLAVTQLSSEFGTGSMLSLRRFFGSRHAQVIPTGSLKLDLALGIGGLPKGRIIEIFGQEASGKTTLALHVIKEAQKLGGYCAYVDVENALDPSLAESIGVNTEDLLVSHLESAESSLSVVDTLIKSGSIDVIVVDSVAALVPQSELDSVVDGPLPKSQSRLMTQALRKIHSSLGRSQTVLIFINQVRYKPSDCFGHATQVTCGGSAMKFYPAVRMKTMKAGLLRNEDEITGVSICVQVVKNKLAPAMKKAELEISFGKGITSEAEVLEMACTHGVISKMIDGYYIEGKLLKDKQEAEKYLAENDEVLDKLVGALRSQLFERR